In Romboutsia lituseburensis, a genomic segment contains:
- a CDS encoding MBL fold metallo-hydrolase → MELTKVNGSTFYIKGGTNTGVYIFKDNSALIIDPGLGGLRPKKIINILDSQNTDLRAIINTHEHNDHYASCNQFKSHYKALEIISSEYAKAFIENQELFSSYILGGKNNLFMDSRLKRKGSSEKIEINKVVKEGILSINGVNFNIIDFSGHTPGCIGILTPDKVLFVGDLLIGSDMFSKFDFLFMSDTQAYLDSLNKLKYIEYDYLVLGHSKTVISKDNSEELINEHINAINKYINQITEELKVPMGIDNLLKNIILKNDLKNNYKEYHFFRSSLISVISYLAELEKIDYTLDNGELYYYTKRK, encoded by the coding sequence ATGGAGTTAACTAAAGTAAATGGAAGTACCTTTTATATAAAGGGAGGTACGAATACAGGTGTATATATTTTTAAAGATAATAGTGCTTTAATTATAGATCCAGGTTTAGGTGGTTTAAGGCCTAAAAAAATAATAAATATATTAGATTCACAAAATACTGATTTAAGGGCGATAATTAACACTCATGAACATAATGATCATTATGCTTCTTGTAACCAGTTTAAAAGTCATTATAAAGCTTTAGAAATAATATCATCAGAGTATGCAAAGGCATTTATAGAAAATCAAGAATTGTTTTCGAGTTATATACTTGGTGGAAAAAATAATTTATTTATGGATAGTAGATTAAAACGTAAAGGATCTTCAGAAAAAATTGAAATTAATAAAGTTGTTAAAGAAGGAATACTATCTATAAATGGAGTAAATTTTAATATAATAGATTTTAGTGGACATACACCTGGATGTATAGGTATACTGACACCTGATAAAGTACTTTTTGTAGGTGATTTATTAATAGGTTCAGATATGTTTTCTAAATTTGATTTCTTATTTATGTCTGATACGCAAGCTTATTTAGATTCTTTAAATAAATTAAAATATATAGAATATGATTATTTAGTTTTAGGACATAGTAAAACAGTAATATCAAAAGATAATAGTGAAGAATTGATAAATGAACATATAAATGCAATAAATAAGTATATAAATCAAATAACAGAAGAGTTAAAAGTACCTATGGGTATAGATAACTTGTTAAAAAATATAATATTAAAGAATGATTTAAAAAATAATTATAAAGAATATCATTTCTTTAGATCTTCGTTAATTTCTGTAATTAGTTATTTGGCAGAGTTAGAAAAAATAGACTATACATTAGATAATGGAGAATTGTATTATTATACCAAAAGAAAATAA
- the fba gene encoding class II fructose-1,6-bisphosphate aldolase: protein MLVSAKEMLNKAREGKYAVGQFNINNLEWTKAVLLTAQENNSPVILGVSEGAGKYMGGYKTIVGMVNGLLEELNITVPVALHLDHGSYDGALKVIEAGFSSVMFDGSHYAIEENIAKTKEIVEIAHAKGISVEAEVGSIGGEEDGVVGTGEVADPAECKLIADLGVDMLAAGIGNIHGQYPENWAGLSFDALEAINNTTGTMPLVLHGGTGIPADMIQKAISLGVSKINVNTECQLAFAAATRGYVEAGKDLQGKGFDPRKLLAPGFEAIKATVKEKMELFGSVNKA, encoded by the coding sequence ATGTTAGTTTCAGCTAAAGAAATGTTAAATAAAGCGAGAGAAGGAAAATATGCAGTAGGTCAATTCAACATCAATAACTTAGAATGGACAAAGGCGGTTTTATTAACTGCTCAGGAAAACAATTCGCCAGTTATCTTAGGTGTATCTGAAGGTGCTGGTAAGTACATGGGTGGTTACAAAACTATAGTTGGTATGGTTAACGGACTTTTAGAAGAATTAAACATAACTGTTCCAGTAGCTCTACACTTAGATCACGGTAGTTATGATGGAGCTTTAAAAGTAATAGAAGCAGGATTCTCTTCTGTTATGTTTGATGGATCTCACTACGCTATAGAAGAAAATATAGCTAAAACTAAAGAAATAGTTGAAATAGCTCATGCTAAGGGAATATCTGTAGAAGCAGAAGTTGGTTCTATAGGTGGAGAAGAAGATGGTGTTGTTGGAACTGGTGAAGTTGCAGATCCAGCTGAATGTAAGTTAATAGCAGATTTAGGTGTTGATATGTTAGCTGCTGGTATAGGTAACATACATGGTCAATATCCAGAAAACTGGGCAGGATTAAGCTTCGATGCTTTAGAAGCTATAAACAACACTACAGGAACTATGCCATTAGTATTACACGGAGGAACTGGTATACCTGCTGATATGATACAAAAAGCTATATCTTTAGGTGTTTCTAAAATAAACGTTAATACTGAGTGCCAATTAGCTTTCGCCGCTGCAACTCGTGGATACGTAGAAGCTGGTAAAGACTTACAAGGTAAAGGATTTGACCCTCGTAAACTTTTAGCTCCAGGATTTGAAGCTATAAAAGCTACAGTTAAAGAAAAAATGGAATTATTCGGTTCTGTAAATAAAGCTTAA
- a CDS encoding DUF4230 domain-containing protein has protein sequence MLRKSKKIEKVLILLPILILVITGSYFIHKFKSNQNIYKDTDRVMNTISQVLDLSTVKYNYTNVITVKKDKSINEMKIPFTEKSFIIKYNGIINGGVKPEDIKIVKNNGESIQIQIDKCEILDHYIDSDNIYVYDVKSSLFNKLEIQEVLDDINKYKKEYEEKALKEGLMEEIKRSTKTSIQNMLKNIGYKNVVVEFK, from the coding sequence GTGTTACGAAAATCGAAAAAAATTGAGAAAGTACTTATATTATTACCCATTTTAATACTGGTAATAACAGGTTCATATTTTATACATAAATTTAAAAGCAATCAAAATATATATAAAGATACTGATAGAGTTATGAATACCATAAGCCAAGTGTTAGATTTAAGTACAGTAAAGTATAATTATACTAATGTAATAACTGTTAAAAAGGATAAAAGTATAAATGAGATGAAAATACCATTTACAGAAAAATCATTTATAATAAAATACAATGGAATAATTAATGGAGGGGTAAAACCAGAAGATATAAAGATAGTAAAAAATAATGGAGAGTCTATACAAATACAAATAGATAAATGTGAAATATTAGATCATTATATAGATAGTGATAATATATATGTATATGATGTTAAAAGTTCTTTGTTTAATAAGTTGGAAATTCAAGAAGTATTAGATGATATAAATAAGTATAAAAAAGAATATGAAGAAAAAGCATTAAAGGAAGGTTTAATGGAAGAAATTAAAAGAAGCACAAAAACTAGTATACAAAATATGCTTAAAAATATAGGATATAAAAATGTTGTAGTTGAGTTTAAATAA
- a CDS encoding metallophosphoesterase, translated as MSLYAIGDLHFSTSVDKPMDVFGKNWAGHEQKIIDSWENSVKEDDLVLVLGDTSWGINLNEAKSDLDIINSLPGNKVFIKGNHDYWWTTVTGLNKLYENMNFLQTNFYEYGDYAICGGRGWMCPNDVKFDENDLKIYKREENRLRLSLEAACKKGYKKLIVITHYPPTNDKLEDSIFTKLFEEYNVEKVIYGHLHGKESFKMGLKGDKNGVEYILASCDYTDFNLIKILD; from the coding sequence ATGAGTTTATATGCAATAGGAGATTTGCACTTTTCAACATCAGTAGATAAACCGATGGATGTATTTGGTAAAAATTGGGCTGGACATGAGCAGAAAATAATAGATAGTTGGGAAAATAGTGTAAAGGAAGACGACTTAGTATTAGTCCTAGGAGATACTTCTTGGGGTATAAACTTAAATGAAGCAAAATCCGATTTAGATATAATAAATAGCTTACCAGGAAACAAAGTGTTTATTAAAGGAAATCATGATTATTGGTGGACTACTGTTACAGGTCTAAATAAGTTATATGAAAATATGAATTTCTTACAAACTAATTTCTATGAATATGGAGATTATGCTATATGTGGTGGTAGAGGATGGATGTGTCCAAATGATGTTAAGTTTGATGAAAATGACTTAAAAATATATAAACGAGAAGAAAATAGACTTAGACTATCTCTTGAAGCTGCTTGTAAAAAAGGATATAAAAAATTAATAGTGATTACTCATTATCCTCCTACTAATGATAAATTGGAAGATTCTATATTTACCAAGCTTTTTGAGGAGTATAATGTAGAAAAAGTAATATATGGTCATCTACATGGTAAAGAATCATTTAAAATGGGACTTAAAGGTGATAAAAATGGAGTAGAGTACATACTAGCATCTTGTGATTATACTGATTTTAATTTAATTAAAATTTTAGATTAA
- a CDS encoding DUF1904 domain-containing protein, which produces MPQIKVRGINENDICKISEKMVDELVEAVKCPRDYFEIECIKSVAIRDGKIADVYPFVEVAWFDRGQEVQDIVAKIITENIRKNLNIESMDLAFTVFEKEKYYENGEHF; this is translated from the coding sequence ATGCCACAGATAAAAGTAAGAGGAATAAATGAAAATGACATATGTAAAATAAGCGAGAAAATGGTAGATGAGCTAGTAGAAGCAGTAAAATGCCCTAGAGACTACTTTGAAATTGAATGTATAAAATCAGTTGCTATAAGAGATGGTAAAATAGCGGATGTTTATCCATTTGTAGAAGTAGCATGGTTTGATAGAGGACAAGAAGTACAAGATATAGTAGCAAAAATAATAACTGAGAATATAAGAAAAAATCTAAATATAGAAAGTATGGATTTAGCATTTACGGTATTTGAAAAAGAAAAATACTATGAGAATGGAGAACATTTTTAA
- the adhE gene encoding bifunctional acetaldehyde-CoA/alcohol dehydrogenase has protein sequence MSKEVKKAKEVKQEFSVENMINDLVEKANVAKEAMLKLDQEAVDKIVAAMAKAGLDKHIELAQMAVEETQRGIFEDKVTKNIFATEYVYNSIKYKKTVGVIEENDEEGYMMVAEPIGVVAGVTPVTNPTSTTMFKTLIAMKGRNPIIFSFHPSAQKCSAEAARILRDAAIEAGAPENCVQWIEVPSLEASSALMKHNGVSLILATGGPGMVKSAYSSGKPALGVGAGNVPCFIEKSADVKQAVNDLILSKTFDNGMICASEQAVIVEECIYDEVVGLMKSYNCYFVNAKEKELLEKTVINPETKSLNPNIVGQSPYTIAKMAGFEVPKDAKMLVAEIGGVGMDHPLSKEKLSPVLACIKAKDAKEGIQRCVDMTEFGGLGHSAVIHSNNDDVILEFGNRVRTGRLLVNAPSTHGAIGDIYNVNTPSLTLGCGSMGNNSTTDNVSAVNLINVKKVTKRRVNMQWFKVPERIYHEVGSIQYLEKLPNVERVMIVTDRMMVQLGYVDKLEYNLRKRRNPVMIEVFADVEPDPSVDTVLNGAEAMRKFKPDTIIALGGGSAMDAAKGMWLFYENPEADFEDLRLKFMDIRKRIYKFPKLGRQAKMVAIPTTSGTGSEVTSFAVITDKVNNVKYPLADYELTPDVAIIDPAFVMSVPAAVTADTGLDVLTHAIEAYVSIMATDYTDALAMKAIQMVFDYLPKSYKGANTAEGKEAREKMHNASCMAGMAFANAFLGVNHSLAHKLGSEFHIPHGRANAILLPHVIEYNAAMPTKFAAFPRYKSFVADKKYAEIAKMLGLKANTTEEGVKSLVEAVRNLMKEVNMPMSIQECGIEEKAYLDAIEKLALDAFDDQCTPANPRLPLVTELVDIYKTIYPSCKTKLNEKK, from the coding sequence ATGAGTAAAGAAGTTAAAAAAGCTAAAGAAGTAAAGCAAGAATTCAGTGTAGAAAACATGATAAACGATTTAGTAGAAAAAGCTAACGTAGCAAAAGAAGCTATGTTAAAGTTAGACCAAGAAGCGGTTGATAAAATAGTAGCAGCTATGGCTAAGGCAGGTCTAGATAAGCATATAGAACTTGCTCAAATGGCAGTTGAAGAAACTCAAAGAGGTATATTTGAAGATAAAGTAACTAAAAACATATTCGCAACAGAATACGTTTATAATAGTATAAAGTATAAGAAAACGGTTGGGGTAATAGAAGAAAACGATGAAGAAGGATACATGATGGTTGCAGAGCCAATAGGTGTAGTAGCTGGAGTTACTCCTGTTACAAATCCAACTTCAACTACAATGTTCAAAACATTAATAGCTATGAAGGGAAGAAATCCAATAATATTCAGTTTCCATCCATCAGCTCAAAAATGTTCAGCAGAAGCAGCTAGAATATTAAGAGATGCAGCTATAGAAGCTGGAGCACCTGAAAATTGTGTACAATGGATAGAAGTTCCATCATTAGAGGCATCAAGTGCATTAATGAAGCATAATGGAGTATCTTTAATACTAGCAACTGGAGGACCTGGAATGGTTAAGTCAGCTTACTCTTCAGGAAAGCCAGCACTAGGAGTTGGAGCAGGAAACGTACCTTGTTTCATAGAAAAGAGTGCAGATGTTAAACAAGCAGTAAATGATTTAATATTATCTAAAACATTCGATAACGGTATGATATGTGCATCTGAGCAAGCTGTTATAGTAGAAGAATGTATATATGATGAAGTAGTAGGATTAATGAAATCTTATAACTGCTACTTTGTAAATGCAAAAGAAAAAGAATTATTAGAAAAAACTGTTATAAATCCAGAAACAAAATCATTAAACCCTAATATAGTTGGACAAAGTCCATACACAATAGCTAAAATGGCAGGATTTGAAGTACCTAAAGATGCTAAAATGTTAGTAGCTGAAATAGGTGGAGTAGGAATGGATCATCCATTATCAAAAGAAAAATTAAGTCCAGTATTGGCTTGTATAAAAGCTAAAGATGCTAAAGAAGGAATCCAAAGATGTGTAGATATGACTGAATTTGGAGGATTAGGACATTCAGCAGTTATACATTCAAATAATGATGATGTAATATTAGAGTTTGGAAATAGAGTAAGAACAGGAAGATTATTAGTAAATGCACCATCTACTCATGGAGCTATAGGAGATATATACAATGTAAATACTCCATCATTAACTTTAGGATGTGGATCAATGGGTAATAACTCTACAACAGACAACGTATCTGCTGTAAACTTAATAAACGTTAAGAAAGTTACTAAGAGGAGAGTAAATATGCAATGGTTCAAGGTTCCTGAAAGAATATATCATGAAGTTGGTTCAATACAATACTTAGAAAAATTACCAAATGTTGAAAGAGTAATGATAGTTACTGATAGAATGATGGTTCAATTAGGATATGTTGATAAATTAGAATACAACTTAAGAAAAAGAAGAAATCCAGTTATGATAGAAGTATTTGCTGATGTAGAACCAGATCCATCTGTAGATACAGTATTAAATGGTGCTGAAGCAATGAGAAAGTTCAAGCCAGATACAATAATAGCTTTAGGTGGAGGATCTGCAATGGATGCTGCTAAAGGTATGTGGTTATTCTACGAAAACCCAGAAGCAGATTTTGAAGATTTAAGACTTAAGTTCATGGATATAAGAAAGAGAATATACAAGTTCCCTAAATTAGGAAGACAAGCTAAAATGGTAGCTATACCAACTACTTCAGGAACAGGTTCAGAAGTAACTTCTTTCGCAGTTATAACTGATAAAGTAAACAACGTTAAGTATCCTTTAGCTGATTATGAATTAACTCCAGATGTAGCTATAATAGACCCTGCTTTCGTAATGTCAGTACCAGCAGCTGTTACTGCAGATACAGGTTTAGACGTATTAACTCATGCTATAGAAGCTTATGTATCTATAATGGCAACTGATTATACAGATGCTTTAGCTATGAAAGCTATACAAATGGTATTTGATTACTTACCAAAATCATACAAAGGAGCTAACACTGCAGAAGGTAAAGAAGCTAGAGAAAAAATGCACAATGCATCTTGTATGGCAGGTATGGCGTTTGCGAATGCTTTCTTAGGAGTAAACCACTCGTTAGCTCATAAGTTAGGATCAGAATTCCATATACCACATGGTAGAGCAAATGCTATATTATTACCACACGTAATAGAATACAATGCAGCTATGCCAACTAAGTTTGCTGCATTCCCAAGATATAAGTCATTTGTAGCAGATAAAAAATATGCAGAAATAGCTAAGATGTTAGGATTAAAAGCTAACACTACAGAAGAAGGTGTTAAGAGCTTAGTAGAAGCTGTTAGAAACTTAATGAAAGAAGTAAATATGCCAATGTCTATCCAAGAATGTGGAATAGAAGAAAAAGCATATCTTGATGCAATAGAAAAATTAGCTTTAGACGCATTTGATGATCAATGTACTCCAGCTAACCCAAGATTACCATTAGTTACTGAGTTAGTTGATATATATAAAACAATATATCCATCATGCAAAACTAAGTTAAATGAAAAAAAATAA
- a CDS encoding pseudouridine synthase has product MAKKLRIDKILSNIGCGSRAEIKKYCKYGIISVNGKIVNNPGLQVDPQNDEIIFDGEKVNYREFVYIMLNKPDGYISATFDRHDPIVLDLIDPSYLVFGPFPVGRLDKDTEGLLVLTNDGQLSHRVLSPKKHVPKTYYAKIEGIVTDEDIIAFEKGVTLDDGYETMPSQLKILKSDEISEIELTIHEGKFHQVKRMFESVDKKVVYLKRLSMGKLKLDENLALGEYRELTEEEIKLIEER; this is encoded by the coding sequence ATGGCTAAAAAATTACGTATAGATAAGATACTTTCAAATATAGGATGTGGTAGTAGAGCTGAAATAAAAAAATACTGTAAATATGGAATAATAAGTGTAAATGGAAAAATTGTAAATAATCCAGGACTTCAAGTAGATCCACAAAATGATGAAATAATATTTGATGGAGAGAAGGTTAATTATAGAGAATTTGTGTACATAATGTTAAATAAGCCAGATGGATATATATCAGCTACTTTTGATAGACATGATCCAATAGTGCTAGACTTAATAGATCCTTCATATTTAGTATTTGGACCATTTCCAGTAGGAAGACTAGACAAAGATACAGAAGGATTATTAGTTTTAACTAATGATGGACAACTTTCTCATAGAGTTTTATCTCCTAAAAAGCATGTACCTAAAACTTATTATGCAAAAATAGAAGGAATTGTAACAGATGAAGATATAATTGCATTTGAAAAAGGAGTAACTCTTGATGATGGATATGAAACTATGCCATCACAGTTAAAAATATTAAAAAGTGATGAAATATCAGAGATAGAGCTTACTATACATGAAGGTAAATTTCACCAAGTAAAAAGAATGTTTGAGAGCGTAGATAAAAAAGTAGTATACTTAAAAAGACTTTCTATGGGTAAATTAAAGCTAGATGAAAACCTAGCCTTAGGAGAATATAGAGAGTTAACGGAAGAAGAAATCAAATTAATTGAAGAAAGATAG
- a CDS encoding 5' nucleotidase, NT5C type, whose amino-acid sequence MNKLNICIDIDGTITNPYHFIPYLNELYNKEITEDGCYTYDWQELYGVDMDTILHDFHTTYIHSYGEAEVVEGAKEIISNLFNKHNLYFVTARNKSLTDVTTNWLNDKGFSSIDVYLLGSDNKISKAKELECNIFIEDNPANALQLANEGMTVLLIDTNYNKSVEHENITRVENWNDINEIIESYS is encoded by the coding sequence ATGAATAAACTAAATATATGTATTGATATAGACGGAACAATAACAAACCCATACCACTTTATTCCTTATTTAAATGAACTATATAATAAGGAAATAACAGAGGATGGATGCTATACTTATGATTGGCAAGAACTATATGGAGTTGATATGGATACAATATTACATGACTTCCATACTACTTATATACACTCTTATGGTGAAGCTGAAGTTGTAGAAGGAGCTAAGGAGATAATATCTAATTTATTTAATAAGCATAATCTTTATTTTGTAACGGCTCGAAATAAATCTTTAACAGACGTTACAACAAACTGGCTAAATGATAAAGGATTTTCATCAATAGATGTGTACTTATTAGGAAGTGATAATAAAATAAGTAAAGCTAAAGAATTAGAATGTAATATCTTCATAGAAGATAATCCTGCTAATGCATTACAATTAGCGAATGAGGGTATGACAGTATTATTAATAGATACTAATTACAATAAATCTGTTGAACATGAAAACATAACGAGAGTTGAAAATTGGAATGATATAAATGAGATTATAGAGTCATATAGTTAA
- a CDS encoding YkgJ family cysteine cluster protein translates to MTSIKKNDILNCIDYCKKNKMFDRLNNIYATLPSGNCTGCGNCCMESVGINLIEFINIFEHLKSNDKLRKKCLSKVLDYYFLEFVQKSSCPFKDKDNRCLIYEVRPLNCRLFGHWKKDDYNKNLANVTQRNIDYNKVIKSKYGFDINDEVVNYKIKYCDEFVPQNEYMDKSTRLSFADELMILDSNIYSKGIIDIEFKDRGVVEYFIDSMLNEDTAYNIKIRVSKDESVRQIAINRLKKILL, encoded by the coding sequence ATGACTAGTATAAAAAAGAATGATATTTTAAATTGTATAGATTATTGTAAAAAAAACAAAATGTTTGATAGACTAAATAACATTTATGCTACTTTACCAAGTGGAAACTGTACAGGATGTGGTAATTGTTGCATGGAGTCTGTAGGTATAAATTTGATAGAGTTTATAAATATATTTGAGCATTTAAAAAGTAATGATAAACTAAGAAAGAAATGTTTAAGCAAAGTTTTAGATTATTATTTTTTAGAATTTGTTCAAAAAAGTTCATGCCCTTTTAAAGATAAAGATAATAGATGCCTTATATATGAAGTAAGACCATTAAATTGTAGGTTATTTGGTCATTGGAAGAAAGACGATTATAATAAAAACTTAGCAAATGTAACTCAAAGGAATATAGATTACAATAAAGTAATAAAATCTAAATACGGTTTTGATATAAATGATGAAGTTGTGAATTATAAAATAAAATATTGTGATGAATTTGTTCCACAAAATGAATATATGGATAAGTCAACAAGATTAAGTTTTGCGGATGAATTGATGATACTTGACTCTAATATTTATTCTAAGGGAATAATAGATATAGAGTTTAAGGATAGAGGGGTTGTAGAGTATTTTATAGATTCAATGTTAAATGAAGATACTGCTTACAATATAAAGATAAGAGTTTCAAAAGATGAAAGTGTAAGACAAATAGCTATAAATAGATTAAAAAAGATATTATTATAA
- a CDS encoding GTP pyrophosphokinase, translating into MEYERWDEVLAPYDHAVEELKVKFKNIRKEFLTKGEYSPIEFVTGRTKKIGSIISKANRLNLEDIESEMEDIAGIRIMCQFVEDIYTIVDLIQSRSDMTVVYTKDYIENFKDSGYRSYHVIIKYPINSIAGSKEILCEIQIRTLAMNFWATIEHSLKYKYEHYIPENLAIRLRRAADAAFLLDQEMSEIREDIMKAQVMCQVKSITVRDVLNKIQELYNLGDTHKALVYQRRLDKIDTERDIAEILHLKKEIDYLLEKYNSNNKSD; encoded by the coding sequence ATGGAATACGAAAGATGGGATGAAGTATTAGCTCCTTATGACCATGCTGTTGAAGAGTTAAAAGTAAAGTTTAAAAATATAAGAAAAGAATTCTTAACAAAGGGAGAATATTCCCCAATAGAGTTTGTTACAGGTAGAACTAAAAAAATTGGATCTATAATCTCAAAGGCTAATAGACTTAACCTTGAAGATATAGAAAGTGAAATGGAAGATATAGCTGGTATAAGAATAATGTGCCAGTTTGTTGAAGATATATATACTATAGTAGATCTAATTCAAAGTAGAAGTGATATGACTGTAGTTTACACTAAAGACTATATAGAAAATTTTAAAGATAGTGGATATAGAAGTTACCATGTAATAATAAAGTATCCTATAAACTCTATAGCAGGTTCAAAAGAGATATTGTGTGAAATACAAATAAGAACTTTAGCTATGAATTTCTGGGCAACAATAGAACACTCTTTAAAGTATAAATATGAACACTATATACCAGAAAATCTAGCAATCAGATTAAGACGTGCTGCAGATGCTGCATTCTTATTAGACCAAGAAATGAGTGAAATAAGAGAAGATATAATGAAGGCCCAAGTAATGTGCCAAGTTAAATCTATTACAGTGAGAGATGTCTTAAATAAGATTCAAGAGTTATATAACTTAGGTGATACCCATAAAGCTCTTGTATATCAAAGAAGATTAGATAAAATAGATACTGAAAGAGATATAGCAGAAATATTACATCTTAAAAAAGAAATAGATTATCTATTAGAAAAATATAATAGTAACAATAAAAGTGATTAA